In Eubalaena glacialis isolate mEubGla1 chromosome 3, mEubGla1.1.hap2.+ XY, whole genome shotgun sequence, the following are encoded in one genomic region:
- the ELK4 gene encoding ETS domain-containing protein Elk-4, translated as MDSAITLWQFLLQLLKEPQNDHMICWTSNNGEFKLLQAEEVARLWGIRKNKPNMNYDKLSRALRYYYVKNIIKKVNGQKFVYKFVSYPEILNMDPMTVGRAEGDCEALSVSELSSNSSKDVENGGKEKPPQPGAKTSSRNDYIHSGLYSSFTLNSLNSSNRKLFKSIKVENPAEKLAEKKSPQEPTPSVIKFVTTPAKKPPVEPLAAAISTGPSISPSSEETMQALENLASPRLPSLEAPTSASSVTAAFTTTPPISSVSPLQEPSRTPSPPLSSNPDMDTDMESVASQPMELPEDLSLEPKDQDLALPEKDKTNNSSRSKKPKGLELAPTLVITGSDPSPLGILSPSLPTASLTPALFSQTPILLTPSPLLSSIHFWSTLSPVAPLSPARLQGANTLFQFPSVLNSHGPFTLSGLDGPSTPGPFSPDLQKT; from the exons ATGGACAGTGCTATCACCCTGTGGCAGTTCCTCCTTCAGCTCCTAAAGGAGCCTCAGAACGATCACATGATCTGCTGGACCTCTAATAATGGGGAGTTCAAGCTTTTGCAGGCAGAAGAGGTGGCTCGTCTCTGGGGGATTCGAAAGAACAAGCCTAATATGAATTATGACAAACTCAGCCGAGCCCTCAGATACTATTATGTGAAG aatatcattaaaaaagtGAATGGTCAGAAGTTTGTGTACAAGTTTGTCTCGTACCCAGAGATTTTGAACATGGATCCGATGACAGTAGGCAGGGCTGAGGGAGACTGTGAAGCTTTAAGCGTCAGTGAACTCAGCAGCAACAGTTCCAAAGATGTGGAGAATGGTgggaaagagaagccaccacagcctGGTGCCAAGACCTCTAGCCGCAATGACTACATACACTCTGGCTTATATTCTTCATTTACTCTCAACTCTTTGAACTCCTCCAACAGGAAGCTTTTCAAATCTATAAAAGTTGAGAATCCAGCTGAGAAATTGGCAGAGAAAAAATCTCCTCAGGAGCCAACACCATCTGTTATCAAATTTGTAACCACACCTGCCAAAAAGCCACCAGTTGAACCTCTTGCTGCTGCCATTTCAACTGGGCCAAGTATTTCTCCATCTTCAGAAGAAACTATGCAAGCGTTGGAGAATTTGGCTTCCCCCAGACTGCCTTCTCTGGAAGCACCAACTTCTGCCTCTAGCGTAACTGCCGCTTTTACCACCACACCACCTATTTCGTCCGTGTCCCCTCTGCAGGAGCCTTCTAGAACACCTTCACCACCTCTGAGTTCCAACCCAGATATGGACACAGACATGGAATCAGTGGCTTCTCAGCCAATGGAACTTCCAGAGGACTTGTCCCTGGAGCCTAAAGACCAGGATTTGGCTTTGCCAGAAAAGGACAAAACAAATAATTCATCAAGGTCCAAGAAACCCAAGGGGTTAGAGCTGGCACCAACCCTGGTGATCACGGGCAGTGATCCAAGCCCACTGGGAATATTAAGCCCATCTCTCCCTACAGCTTCTCTTACGCCAGCACTTTTTTCACAG ACGCCCATCTTACTGACTCCGAGCCCCTTGCTCTCCAGTATCCACTTTTGGAGTACTCTCAGCCCTGTTGCTCCCCTAAGTCCAGCCAGGCTACAAGGTGCTAACACACTTTTCCAG tttccttctgtGCTGAACAGTCATGGGCCGTTCACTCTGTCTGGCCTGGATGGACCTTCCACCCCTGGCCCATTTTCCCCAGATCTACAGAAAACATAA